A genomic segment from Planctomycetaceae bacterium encodes:
- a CDS encoding serine protease, which yields MKISTFLVLALLGASVWGAAADSQGAPRAPATRAAAAPAASGPLEGMLAMAGWNEKPFVVVGNDGDEKGQGVLIRPDGYVLTAAHVTYDAKTKTHRGRISVSFRKKALSPWPGVFHRHTNTKVDAGPTDFFEEDYHSRLIKQGGRAQIDRADVALLKLETTAEALPCVDFYSQDKPTLRLGDRVYLCHYMFPLQKGDPTFLISPAEIIGAAETTMGVQYLAKGLARFGSSGAAILKDGKLIGIQSNAYTANCDLGEVPLGHFSFAPVWRGMAETRIAADKQADRKK from the coding sequence ATGAAGATCTCGACTTTTCTCGTACTGGCCCTGCTGGGGGCAAGCGTCTGGGGGGCGGCTGCGGATTCTCAGGGGGCCCCCCGAGCGCCCGCGACACGGGCTGCCGCCGCGCCGGCAGCGAGCGGGCCACTGGAGGGGATGCTCGCGATGGCCGGATGGAATGAGAAGCCGTTTGTCGTCGTCGGCAACGATGGCGACGAAAAGGGGCAGGGCGTGCTTATCCGCCCGGACGGCTATGTGCTGACGGCCGCCCATGTCACGTATGACGCCAAGACCAAGACCCATCGCGGCCGTATCAGCGTTTCGTTCCGCAAGAAGGCGCTGTCGCCGTGGCCGGGCGTGTTTCACCGGCACACCAATACCAAGGTCGACGCTGGGCCGACGGACTTCTTCGAGGAGGATTATCACTCGCGTCTGATCAAGCAGGGCGGCCGCGCGCAGATCGACCGGGCCGACGTGGCGCTGCTGAAATTGGAGACGACGGCAGAGGCCCTGCCGTGCGTGGACTTCTACTCGCAGGACAAGCCCACCCTGCGTCTGGGCGACCGCGTGTATCTGTGCCATTACATGTTTCCGCTGCAGAAGGGCGACCCGACGTTCCTGATCAGCCCCGCCGAGATCATCGGCGCCGCCGAGACCACCATGGGCGTGCAGTATCTGGCCAAGGGCCTGGCGCGGTTCGGCTCGAGCGGGGCGGCCATTCTGAAGGACGGCAAGCTGATCGGCATTCAGTCCAACGCCTACACGGCCAACTGCGACCTGGGCGAGGTGCCTTTGGGTCACTTTTCATTCGCCCCCGTCTGGCGCGGGATGGCAGAGACACGCATCGCCGCCGACAAGCAGGCCGACCGCAAAAAATGA
- a CDS encoding putative toxin-antitoxin system toxin component, PIN family — MKIVLDTNVLVAGLLSPQGPCSKVLQLILSERVQLCHDERILAEYRDVLARPRFGFHADLVAAVIDFLEQSGESIISPPWPLALPDPDDAMFLEVAAAADAMCLITGNLRHFPARVRGSVRVLSPAEFLKIRI; from the coding sequence ATGAAGATCGTCCTGGACACCAATGTTTTGGTGGCTGGCCTGCTCTCGCCGCAGGGTCCTTGTTCAAAGGTGCTCCAACTGATCCTGTCCGAGCGGGTGCAGCTCTGTCACGACGAACGAATCCTGGCGGAATACCGCGACGTCCTGGCGCGTCCAAGGTTCGGTTTTCACGCCGACCTTGTGGCCGCTGTGATTGATTTTCTGGAGCAATCCGGCGAATCGATCATCTCGCCTCCCTGGCCGCTGGCCCTGCCCGATCCCGACGACGCGATGTTCCTGGAAGTGGCAGCCGCCGCCGATGCAATGTGTCTGATCACGGGCAATCTGCGGCACTTCCCTGCACGTGTTCGCGGTAGCGTTCGTGTGCTGTCACCGGCCGAGTTTCTGAAGATACGGATATGA
- a CDS encoding type II toxin-antitoxin system prevent-host-death family antitoxin encodes MRFVTVRDLRSKSAQVWRKLSEEGDLVITSKGRPIAVVSATDEAHLEQTLRRHRQARAASAVSQLQQQSLKAQRRLSPKQIEAEIQATRKARRR; translated from the coding sequence ATGAGGTTTGTCACGGTTCGAGACTTGAGAAGCAAGTCCGCCCAGGTCTGGCGAAAGCTTAGCGAAGAAGGCGACCTGGTCATCACCAGCAAGGGCAGGCCCATTGCCGTCGTCAGCGCGACCGACGAAGCACACCTTGAACAGACGCTGCGCCGCCACCGGCAGGCCCGCGCCGCCTCGGCCGTCAGCCAGTTGCAGCAGCAGTCCCTCAAGGCCCAGCGCCGACTGTCGCCCAAGCAGATAGAGGCGGAGATACAAGCGACACGCAAGGCCCGCCGGCGATGA
- a CDS encoding uroporphyrinogen decarboxylase family protein, which produces MTSREIVKMAIKHQTGPRVPYFIRICGDAWEALKPRAGGKSQDEFFDNDVREIWAPWWGWAIDGKDWVRADLPTTPAKVMAWGNWQQFYDGLKAANDKGDKYNCVLIYGSHFEKANFARGIENFLADMAGEPEFARKLLNKIIDMNMAFLDCVLAGEGIDGVLLGSDWGTQIDLLMSPAVWDEMIRPGEQKEYDLVHSYGKDVWVHSCGKIDKLIPRLVDMGLDVLNPVQPECMDIAMLKKNYGHKLTWWGAISTQTVLPFGTPDDVRVEARRVRDLLSKDGGYIFAPSQDLQNDVPPDNIMALLEVAREGKN; this is translated from the coding sequence ATGACCAGCCGCGAAATCGTCAAGATGGCCATCAAGCACCAGACCGGCCCGCGCGTTCCGTATTTCATCCGCATCTGCGGCGACGCGTGGGAGGCCCTCAAGCCTCGCGCCGGCGGCAAGAGCCAGGACGAGTTCTTCGACAACGACGTCCGCGAGATCTGGGCGCCGTGGTGGGGCTGGGCCATCGACGGCAAGGACTGGGTCCGCGCCGACCTGCCCACCACGCCGGCCAAGGTCATGGCCTGGGGCAACTGGCAGCAGTTCTATGACGGACTCAAGGCCGCCAACGACAAGGGCGACAAGTACAACTGCGTCCTGATCTACGGCAGCCATTTCGAGAAGGCCAACTTCGCCCGCGGGATCGAGAACTTCCTGGCCGACATGGCCGGCGAGCCGGAGTTCGCCCGCAAGCTGCTCAACAAGATCATCGACATGAACATGGCGTTCCTGGACTGCGTGCTGGCCGGCGAAGGCATCGACGGCGTGCTGCTGGGCAGCGACTGGGGCACGCAGATCGACCTGCTGATGAGCCCGGCCGTCTGGGACGAGATGATCCGCCCCGGCGAGCAGAAGGAATACGACCTGGTACACTCCTACGGCAAGGACGTGTGGGTGCACTCCTGCGGCAAGATCGACAAGCTCATCCCGCGCCTGGTCGACATGGGACTGGACGTGCTCAACCCCGTCCAGCCCGAGTGCATGGACATCGCCATGCTCAAGAAGAACTACGGCCACAAGCTCACGTGGTGGGGCGCCATCAGCACTCAGACGGTGCTGCCCTTCGGCACGCCCGACGACGTGCGCGTCGAGGCCCGCCGCGTGCGCGACCTGCTGAGCAAAGACGGCGGTTACATCTTCGCCCCCAGCCAGGACCTGCAGAACGACGTGCCGCCGGACAACATCATGGCGCTGCTGGAAGTGGCGCGCGAAGGCAAGAATTAA
- a CDS encoding glycosyl hydrolase family 65 protein, which produces MAKIPQRHFEVHPWQVVERGFDPSHSRISESMFCLANEAMGVRGYFEEGYSGATLLGSYFNGLFEEMDVIHPQVFKGFLTRTNFSVNAVDWLHTRIKVAGETLDLARSKFSDFVRTLDLKNGLMTRSFVWNIKGGKKLRLTFQRFLSMVDGDRGFQRIVLDPLNFSGSAAVTVGLDFNTVHEIASGWTQTESTGSADAAKGINFWTCPKMGKAGKGLAVLGKTTSTGQYVFSSFRLDCTSGIKAKMVKGEKCIGQALTVPLKKGQAATIDKIVVNRWFGTKPMPEAKAWAAGVKLASARPTLTFDAALAQQTAHWADKWKTLDVQIDGEPEIQQGMRFSIYQLYQTYHGGSERFNIPCKGLTAEVYYGWIFWDTETYCLPFYIFTDPAAARKLLVYRYNHLAGAKRRAKELGCEGARYPFCTLDGNESCHTWQHGDLEIHVGEAVFYALWLYVRHSGDKEFLYREGIEMLLELSRYYASRGEFSPKKGDFGFYGVMGPDEYHMMVNHNTYTNVMAKKLFEYTLDVMDEMKTAAPDKLAAATKKFGLREHEADRWAQMAANMRICKDEATGIYEQHDGYFDLPEVDVKHLPVEQIPIYKNWPYIKIFRYNMVKQPDFLMLPLFFSRDYTPAEKLANYEYYESRTIHESSLSPGVHSILATELGKMDQAVEFLRYMARLDLDNYNRNSEQGLHTTAMSGAWMSAVYGLGGMRTDGAKLSFRPALPGDLKGLRFRIVHHGSTIEVALTSQAATFKLIEGTEAQVEVYGRDVTVTPQGTTIQLEMTL; this is translated from the coding sequence ATGGCCAAGATTCCGCAGAGGCATTTCGAAGTTCATCCCTGGCAGGTTGTCGAGCGCGGGTTCGATCCTTCGCACAGCCGCATCAGCGAGTCGATGTTCTGCCTGGCCAACGAGGCCATGGGCGTGCGCGGGTATTTCGAGGAAGGCTACAGCGGCGCGACGCTGCTGGGCAGCTACTTCAACGGCCTCTTTGAAGAAATGGACGTCATCCACCCGCAGGTCTTCAAGGGCTTCCTGACGCGCACGAACTTCTCGGTCAACGCGGTGGACTGGCTGCACACGCGCATCAAGGTCGCCGGCGAGACGCTGGACCTGGCCCGCTCGAAGTTCTCCGACTTCGTCCGCACGCTGGATCTCAAGAACGGTCTCATGACGCGCAGCTTCGTCTGGAACATCAAGGGCGGCAAAAAGCTGCGCCTGACGTTCCAGCGGTTCCTGAGCATGGTCGACGGCGACCGCGGTTTCCAGCGCATCGTGCTCGATCCGTTGAACTTCTCCGGCAGTGCGGCTGTCACTGTCGGCCTGGACTTCAACACCGTTCACGAGATCGCCTCGGGCTGGACGCAGACCGAGAGCACCGGATCGGCCGACGCCGCCAAAGGCATCAACTTCTGGACCTGCCCGAAAATGGGCAAGGCGGGCAAGGGCCTGGCCGTGCTGGGCAAGACCACCAGCACCGGCCAGTACGTCTTCTCGAGCTTCCGCCTGGACTGCACCAGCGGCATCAAGGCCAAGATGGTCAAGGGCGAGAAGTGCATCGGCCAGGCGCTGACCGTGCCGCTCAAGAAAGGCCAGGCCGCCACCATCGACAAGATCGTCGTCAACCGCTGGTTCGGCACAAAGCCGATGCCCGAGGCCAAGGCCTGGGCCGCCGGCGTGAAGCTCGCCTCGGCCCGGCCGACGCTGACCTTCGACGCCGCCCTGGCCCAGCAGACCGCCCACTGGGCTGACAAGTGGAAGACCCTCGATGTGCAGATCGACGGCGAGCCGGAGATCCAGCAGGGCATGCGGTTCAGCATCTACCAGCTTTACCAGACCTACCACGGCGGCAGCGAGCGGTTCAACATCCCCTGCAAGGGCCTGACCGCCGAAGTGTATTACGGCTGGATCTTCTGGGACACCGAGACGTACTGTCTGCCGTTCTACATTTTCACCGACCCCGCGGCCGCGCGCAAGCTGCTGGTCTATCGCTACAATCACCTCGCCGGCGCGAAGCGCCGGGCGAAGGAGCTCGGCTGTGAGGGCGCCCGCTATCCGTTCTGCACGCTCGACGGCAACGAGAGCTGCCACACCTGGCAGCACGGCGACCTGGAGATCCACGTCGGCGAGGCCGTCTTCTACGCGCTCTGGCTCTACGTGCGACACAGCGGCGACAAGGAGTTCCTCTACCGCGAAGGCATCGAGATGCTGCTGGAGCTGTCGCGCTACTACGCCAGCCGCGGCGAGTTCAGTCCCAAGAAGGGCGACTTCGGCTTCTACGGCGTCATGGGCCCCGACGAATATCACATGATGGTCAATCACAACACGTACACCAACGTGATGGCCAAAAAGCTCTTCGAGTACACGCTGGACGTGATGGACGAGATGAAAACGGCCGCCCCCGACAAGCTCGCCGCCGCTACGAAAAAGTTCGGCCTGCGCGAGCACGAAGCCGACCGCTGGGCGCAGATGGCCGCCAACATGCGCATCTGCAAAGACGAGGCCACCGGCATCTACGAGCAGCACGACGGCTACTTCGATTTGCCGGAGGTCGACGTCAAGCACCTGCCCGTCGAGCAGATCCCGATCTACAAGAATTGGCCGTACATCAAGATCTTCCGCTACAACATGGTCAAGCAGCCGGATTTCCTGATGCTGCCGCTGTTTTTCAGCCGCGACTACACGCCGGCCGAGAAGCTCGCCAACTACGAGTACTACGAGAGCCGCACGATCCACGAGAGCAGCCTCTCGCCGGGCGTGCATTCGATCCTGGCGACCGAGCTGGGCAAGATGGATCAGGCCGTCGAGTTCCTGCGTTACATGGCGCGGCTGGACCTGGACAATTACAATCGCAACAGCGAGCAGGGCCTGCACACCACCGCGATGAGCGGCGCGTGGATGAGCGCCGTCTACGGCCTGGGCGGCATGCGCACCGACGGGGCCAAACTCTCCTTCCGCCCCGCCCTGCCGGGCGACCTCAAGGGCCTGCGCTTCCGCATCGTCCACCACGGCTCGACGATCGAAGTCGCCCTGACGAGCCAAGCCGCCACCTTCAAACTGATCGAAGGCACCGAGGCGCAGGTCGAAGTCTACGGCCGCGACGTGACCGTGACACCCCAGGGTACAACGATCCAGCTTGAAATGACTCTTTAG
- a CDS encoding uroporphyrinogen decarboxylase family protein, translating to MTSRELVKAAIAHQETPRVPFHIALCRQVRDALAARGVGWEEFVDGDVVSIAPPWWGWQLQPDWYRPDLPTTPATVCGGGSYEGFFDALKASRDKCDKYHLAIVYGSHFEKAHFARGIENFLADMAGEPAFAKKLLNTIIEKNMVMLDNIVACKEIDGILLGSDWGTQIDLLISPAVWDDMIRPGEQKEYDLIHAYGKDVWIHSCGKIDKIIPRLVEMGVDVLNPVQPECMDIAALKRDHGHKLTFWGGISTQTVLPFGTPDEVRVEARRVRDLLSAGGGYIFSPSQGIQEDVPMANVEALLEVARESKN from the coding sequence ATGACCAGCAGAGAGCTCGTCAAAGCCGCCATCGCCCACCAGGAAACGCCGCGCGTGCCGTTTCATATCGCCTTGTGCCGGCAGGTGCGCGATGCCCTGGCCGCACGTGGGGTGGGATGGGAAGAGTTCGTCGACGGCGACGTCGTCAGCATCGCCCCGCCGTGGTGGGGCTGGCAACTGCAACCCGATTGGTACAGGCCCGACCTGCCGACCACGCCGGCGACCGTCTGCGGCGGCGGCAGCTACGAGGGCTTTTTTGACGCCCTCAAGGCCTCCCGCGACAAGTGCGACAAGTATCACCTGGCCATCGTCTACGGCAGCCATTTCGAGAAGGCCCACTTCGCCCGCGGGATCGAGAATTTTCTGGCCGACATGGCCGGCGAGCCGGCGTTCGCGAAAAAGCTGCTCAACACGATCATCGAAAAGAACATGGTCATGCTCGACAACATCGTCGCCTGCAAGGAGATCGATGGAATCCTGCTGGGCAGCGACTGGGGCACGCAGATCGACCTGCTGATCAGCCCAGCCGTCTGGGACGACATGATCCGCCCCGGCGAGCAGAAGGAATACGACCTGATCCACGCCTACGGCAAGGACGTGTGGATTCATTCCTGCGGAAAGATCGACAAGATCATCCCGCGCCTGGTCGAGATGGGCGTCGACGTGCTCAACCCGGTCCAGCCCGAGTGCATGGACATCGCCGCGCTGAAGAGAGATCACGGCCACAAGCTCACGTTCTGGGGCGGCATCAGCACGCAGACGGTTTTGCCCTTCGGCACGCCGGACGAAGTGCGAGTCGAGGCCCGCCGCGTGCGCGACCTGTTGAGCGCCGGCGGGGGATACATCTTCTCCCCGTCGCAGGGCATCCAGGAAGATGTCCCGATGGCTAACGTCGAAGCGCTGCTGGAAGTGGCTCGCGAATCCAAAAACTGA
- a CDS encoding FAD-dependent oxidoreductase: MADSVSNIQAPSGQPFIDHAVDVCVVGGGMAGVSAALAAARHGAKVVLMQDRPVLGGNSSGETRIHVCGADRHNSIKHMRETGILEELRLENLRRNPQRSYSLWELVLYEKVHCQPNITLLLNCSCLAAEMDGPSVRRVTGWQLTTQSYHRVSAAVFIDCSGDGILAPLTGAPARRGREGRDEFGESIAPAAADERTMGMTCLFHARRHATGQPFEPPLWAHRYDRCEDLPYGRGGHQWIEMGYWWIELGGEYDSIADTEVLRDELLKITLGVWDHIKNRCPDRARADCWALDWLGYLPAKRESRRYVGEHVLCQKDLESGGKFEDVVAYGGWSMDDHHPAGFRAAGRGEPATVFHPCPSPYGIPYRALYSRAIDNLMFAGRCASCTHAAMSSTRVMGTGASMGQAAGTAAAMAAARGVRPLAIGACIRDLQQTLLRDDAYLPWVRQELSAAVMGARLTTSQGDGEGVRDGINRQVGEDLHCWTSRPGDWIAYEFAACAVSETTLILDSDLARDPQMTHHHPSVEYLSMPPVLPRRFRLEMKVEGQWHPLAAVSDNADRLVRIAVARTVEGLRYTLDETWGQAPGGSRLYAFYFDCLRH; the protein is encoded by the coding sequence ATGGCTGACAGTGTGAGCAATATTCAAGCTCCGTCAGGGCAGCCTTTCATCGATCATGCGGTTGATGTCTGCGTGGTCGGCGGAGGAATGGCCGGCGTGTCGGCTGCGCTGGCAGCCGCCCGCCACGGCGCAAAGGTCGTCCTGATGCAGGACCGCCCGGTGCTGGGTGGCAACAGTTCCGGCGAGACGCGCATTCACGTCTGCGGGGCCGACCGCCACAACTCCATCAAGCACATGCGCGAGACAGGCATCCTCGAAGAGCTCCGCCTGGAGAACCTCCGCCGAAACCCGCAGCGCAGCTACTCGCTCTGGGAACTGGTGCTGTACGAGAAAGTCCACTGCCAGCCTAACATCACGCTGCTGCTGAACTGCTCGTGCCTGGCCGCCGAGATGGACGGCCCGTCCGTGCGCCGCGTCACCGGCTGGCAGCTGACTACGCAGTCATACCACCGTGTATCGGCGGCCGTCTTCATCGACTGCTCGGGGGACGGGATTCTCGCCCCGCTGACGGGCGCGCCGGCGCGCCGCGGGCGCGAGGGGCGCGACGAGTTCGGGGAAAGCATCGCGCCGGCGGCCGCTGACGAGCGGACGATGGGGATGACCTGCCTGTTCCACGCCCGCCGGCACGCGACGGGCCAGCCTTTCGAGCCGCCTCTCTGGGCTCACCGCTATGACCGCTGCGAGGATCTTCCCTACGGGCGCGGCGGGCACCAGTGGATCGAGATGGGCTACTGGTGGATCGAGCTGGGCGGCGAATACGACTCCATCGCCGACACGGAAGTCCTGCGCGACGAACTGCTCAAGATCACCCTGGGCGTGTGGGACCACATCAAGAATCGCTGCCCGGACCGTGCCCGCGCGGATTGCTGGGCGCTGGACTGGCTGGGGTATCTGCCGGCGAAGCGCGAAAGCCGCCGCTATGTCGGCGAGCACGTGCTCTGCCAGAAAGACCTGGAGTCCGGGGGCAAGTTCGAGGACGTGGTCGCCTATGGCGGCTGGTCGATGGACGATCATCACCCGGCCGGTTTTCGCGCGGCCGGCAGGGGCGAGCCGGCAACCGTCTTCCACCCCTGCCCCTCGCCGTACGGAATCCCATACCGGGCACTATATTCGCGGGCGATCGACAACCTCATGTTCGCCGGGCGATGCGCAAGCTGCACCCACGCGGCCATGAGCTCGACGCGGGTCATGGGCACCGGCGCAAGCATGGGGCAGGCGGCCGGAACGGCCGCGGCGATGGCGGCTGCCCGCGGCGTTCGCCCGCTCGCCATCGGGGCCTGCATCAGGGATCTCCAGCAGACCCTCCTGCGGGACGACGCCTACCTGCCTTGGGTCCGGCAGGAATTGAGTGCTGCGGTGATGGGCGCGCGACTGACAACTTCGCAAGGCGACGGCGAGGGCGTTCGCGACGGGATCAACCGCCAGGTTGGCGAAGATTTGCACTGCTGGACCAGCCGACCGGGCGACTGGATTGCCTACGAGTTCGCCGCCTGTGCGGTCAGCGAGACAACACTGATCCTTGATAGCGATCTTGCCAGAGACCCGCAGATGACGCACCACCACCCCAGCGTCGAGTACCTCTCGATGCCGCCCGTGCTGCCGCGGCGGTTTCGCCTTGAGATGAAGGTGGAAGGGCAATGGCACCCGCTGGCGGCCGTCAGCGATAATGCCGACCGATTGGTGCGCATCGCCGTCGCGCGCACGGTGGAGGGGCTCCGCTATACGCTCGATGAAACCTGGGGCCAAGCCCCCGGCGGCTCGCGCCTGTACGCGTTTTACTTTGACTGCCTGCGCCACTGA